One Tolypothrix bouteillei VB521301 DNA window includes the following coding sequences:
- the fusA gene encoding elongation factor G: MARNHPLEKVRNIGIAAHIDAGKTTTTERILFYSGIIHKIGEVHEGTAVTDWMEQERERGITITAAAISTSWKNHQINIIDTPGHVDFTIEVERSMRVLDGVITVLCSVGGVQPQTETVWRQADRYKVPRIVFVNKMDRTGASFYKVYDQVRDRLRANAIAIQLPIGSESDFKGIVDLVKMSAYIYNNDQGTDIQETAIPEDMAAQVEEYRTKLIEAVAETDDALMNKYFEGEELTEEEIRIALRKGTNAGTIVPMLCGSAFKNKGVQLLLDAVVDYLPAPIDVPPIQGTVSSGETVERRADDNEPLSALAFKIMADPYGRLTFVRVYSGVLKKGSYVLNATKGKKERISRLVVLKADDRLDVDELRAGDLGAALGLKDTLTGDTLCDEGSPVILESLYIPEPVISVAVEPKTKNDMDKLSKALQSLSEEDPTFRVSVNPETNQTVIAGMGELHLEILVDRMLREFKVEANVGAPQVAYRETIRKPVTRVEGKFIRQSGGKGQYGHVVIDLEPGEPGSGFEFVSKIVGGSVPKEYVSPVEAGIKETCESGILAGYPLIDIKATLVDGSYHEVDSSEMAFKIAGSMAVKEAAMKATPILLEPMMKVEVEVPENFLGDVMGDLNSRRGQIEGMGSEAGLAKVTAKVPLSEMFGYATDIRSKTQGRGIFSMEFSNYEEVPRNVAEAIIAKSKGNA; this comes from the coding sequence GTGGCACGTAACCACCCGCTAGAGAAGGTACGCAACATAGGTATTGCGGCGCATATAGATGCGGGCAAAACCACAACAACAGAGAGAATATTATTTTACTCTGGGATAATTCATAAGATTGGTGAAGTTCACGAAGGAACCGCTGTAACCGACTGGATGGAACAGGAGAGAGAGCGGGGAATTACTATTACTGCTGCTGCTATCAGTACCAGTTGGAAAAACCATCAAATTAACATTATTGATACTCCCGGACACGTAGACTTCACTATAGAAGTAGAGCGGTCCATGCGGGTGCTAGATGGTGTTATTACAGTGCTATGTTCTGTAGGTGGCGTACAACCCCAAACAGAAACTGTATGGCGTCAAGCAGACCGCTACAAAGTGCCTCGCATCGTGTTTGTTAACAAGATGGATCGCACGGGCGCAAGCTTCTATAAAGTTTACGATCAAGTACGCGATCGCCTGCGGGCAAATGCTATTGCCATTCAGTTACCCATAGGCAGTGAAAGCGATTTCAAAGGAATCGTTGACTTGGTGAAGATGAGCGCATACATCTACAACAACGACCAAGGAACCGATATTCAGGAAACAGCGATTCCCGAAGATATGGCGGCTCAAGTAGAAGAGTACCGCACCAAGTTGATTGAAGCAGTCGCAGAAACTGACGACGCGCTGATGAACAAGTACTTCGAGGGCGAAGAACTGACCGAAGAAGAAATTCGCATAGCACTGCGGAAAGGAACAAATGCAGGTACGATCGTGCCCATGCTTTGTGGTTCCGCATTCAAAAACAAAGGCGTACAGTTGCTGTTGGATGCAGTGGTAGACTACCTACCCGCGCCAATTGATGTACCGCCAATCCAAGGTACAGTATCTTCTGGTGAAACTGTTGAACGCCGTGCTGACGACAATGAACCTCTATCAGCGCTGGCTTTCAAGATTATGGCAGACCCATACGGTCGTCTAACATTCGTTCGCGTATATTCTGGTGTTCTGAAGAAGGGCAGTTACGTTCTCAATGCTACCAAAGGAAAGAAAGAACGGATTTCCCGGTTGGTGGTATTAAAAGCAGACGACCGATTGGATGTTGACGAACTCAGAGCCGGCGATTTGGGAGCTGCATTGGGATTGAAAGATACCTTGACAGGTGACACGCTATGTGATGAAGGTTCGCCAGTCATTCTCGAATCCCTATACATTCCCGAGCCTGTTATCTCGGTGGCGGTTGAACCCAAAACCAAGAACGACATGGACAAATTGTCCAAGGCTCTACAATCTCTCTCGGAAGAAGACCCCACCTTCCGCGTGAGCGTGAATCCGGAAACCAACCAAACCGTGATTGCAGGGATGGGCGAGCTTCACCTCGAAATTCTGGTAGACAGGATGTTACGCGAATTCAAAGTGGAAGCAAACGTTGGTGCGCCACAGGTTGCTTACCGCGAAACCATTCGCAAACCCGTAACCAGAGTAGAAGGTAAATTCATCCGGCAAAGTGGTGGTAAAGGTCAGTACGGTCACGTTGTGATTGACTTGGAGCCAGGGGAACCCGGAAGCGGTTTTGAATTTGTCTCCAAGATTGTAGGTGGTTCCGTACCTAAAGAGTACGTATCCCCTGTAGAAGCAGGTATCAAAGAAACCTGCGAATCTGGCATATTAGCTGGATACCCACTCATCGATATCAAGGCAACCTTAGTCGATGGGTCTTATCACGAAGTAGACTCTTCAGAAATGGCTTTCAAAATTGCTGGTTCAATGGCAGTGAAAGAAGCAGCCATGAAGGCTACACCCATTCTGTTAGAGCCTATGATGAAAGTTGAGGTAGAAGTTCCCGAAAACTTCCTTGGGGATGTAATGGGCGACCTCAATTCCCGTCGCGGACAAATTGAGGGCATGGGATCTGAAGCAGGGCTTGCTAAAGTCACTGCCAAAGTACCACTGTCAGAGATGTTTGGCTACGCTACTGACATCCGGTCTAAGACTCAAGGTCGGGGCATCTTCTCAATGGAATTTAGCAACTATGAAGAAGTACCTCGCAACGTAGCTGAGGCAATCATCGCTAAAAGCAAAGGGAACGCTTAA
- a CDS encoding phosphodiester glycosidase family protein, protein MVRILRCVLTRDCCFALNKSSDRFLKVVIPSVLSTLLCLVDIYDSAKAQPSTSSAPNPKTIPQPLAPALPGVVSYGDRVALNGRILPGAWLQQKSRTGKLNTHLNDGAIKQLLGVDLLNNNNPTQQPVQWFSPSTNPVVLTSVITTGYRYLDITNFANTAGWKIQANGNTLVISTPNAQVLNIRQDRQTLGDTIIINLNRPTPWQISQGLPVPKSPTSTLDADTAPPKPTSPPNREWVVTVEGIADPSLLAVREGESERGREERTSLSDRVPTPDSLIQKVEVANNQTIVRLSVPFGFAPRVNTLANPNRLSIEIRPDAMPERRIVWATGLTWRQQYLSLGQDSFPVTWLEINPRTSGIKLKPIWTNSDTMIGTAPLVQFAQQQTAVAAINGGYFNRNNRLPLGALRRDSLWLSGPILNRGAIAWNDSGQFYIDRLTLQESIIVPNKVELPILYLNSGYVQSGIARYTPAWGATYTPLTDNEVILVVQQNKILNQITAGKAGETAIPIPQDGYLLTFRGLATANALQLTVNSTIQIKSSTISTEFNRYSHIVGAGPLLLRNRQIVLDAKGEKFSDAFIAEKAVRSGICTTATGNLAIAAVHNRAGGAGPTLAEHAQLMQLLGCVNALNLDGGSSTSLYLGGQLLDRSPNTAARVHNGIGVFLGK, encoded by the coding sequence ATGGTAAGAATACTGAGGTGTGTCCTAACACGAGATTGCTGTTTTGCACTCAATAAAAGTAGCGATCGTTTTCTTAAGGTTGTAATACCATCAGTACTTTCAACTCTACTTTGCCTGGTAGATATATATGATAGTGCCAAAGCACAACCTTCAACATCAAGCGCACCAAATCCAAAAACAATACCACAACCTTTGGCACCTGCATTACCGGGAGTAGTTTCCTATGGCGATCGAGTTGCTCTTAACGGGCGCATTTTACCTGGGGCTTGGTTGCAACAAAAGTCTCGGACTGGTAAGCTTAACACCCATCTGAATGATGGGGCTATCAAGCAATTACTAGGAGTCGATTTATTAAACAATAACAACCCTACCCAACAACCAGTACAGTGGTTTTCACCATCCACCAACCCTGTTGTTTTAACCAGTGTAATAACAACAGGATATCGCTATCTAGACATAACAAACTTTGCTAATACTGCCGGATGGAAGATACAAGCGAATGGTAACACTCTGGTAATTTCTACGCCAAATGCCCAGGTATTGAATATTCGTCAGGATAGACAAACTTTAGGTGATACCATCATTATAAATTTAAATCGTCCAACTCCCTGGCAAATTTCACAGGGATTACCCGTACCAAAGTCTCCAACTTCAACACTTGACGCTGACACCGCACCGCCCAAGCCCACCTCGCCACCAAATCGAGAATGGGTAGTGACTGTAGAAGGGATAGCCGATCCTAGTTTATTGGCAGTGAGAGAGGGAGAGAGTGAGAGAGGGAGGGAAGAAAGGACTTCATTATCAGATCGAGTTCCAACACCAGACTCGTTAATTCAAAAAGTAGAAGTTGCGAACAACCAAACAATAGTTAGACTTAGCGTTCCCTTTGGTTTTGCTCCTCGGGTTAATACTTTAGCCAACCCCAATCGCTTAAGCATAGAAATTCGACCCGATGCAATGCCAGAGCGTCGCATTGTATGGGCGACAGGATTGACATGGAGACAGCAGTACTTGAGTTTAGGTCAAGATAGCTTTCCAGTCACGTGGTTGGAAATTAATCCCCGTACAAGCGGGATAAAGTTGAAACCAATTTGGACAAATTCTGACACGATGATTGGAACCGCGCCTCTGGTTCAATTCGCACAACAACAAACAGCAGTTGCAGCTATTAATGGTGGATATTTTAACCGTAATAATCGATTGCCTTTAGGCGCACTTCGCCGGGATAGTTTGTGGTTGTCAGGACCGATTCTCAATCGAGGTGCGATCGCTTGGAATGATTCCGGACAGTTTTACATCGATCGCCTCACCTTACAAGAAAGCATAATTGTACCAAACAAGGTAGAGTTACCGATTCTCTATTTAAATAGTGGCTACGTTCAGAGTGGCATTGCTCGTTACACTCCTGCATGGGGAGCAACCTACACCCCCCTTACCGATAACGAAGTCATCCTGGTTGTACAACAAAATAAAATCCTCAATCAAATAACAGCAGGTAAAGCCGGAGAAACAGCTATTCCCATTCCTCAAGATGGGTACCTACTCACTTTTCGCGGGTTAGCTACAGCTAACGCCTTACAATTAACAGTAAATTCCACAATCCAGATTAAGAGTTCTACCATCTCCACTGAGTTTAACCGCTATTCCCACATAGTAGGGGCAGGTCCATTATTGTTGCGGAACCGTCAGATTGTGCTTGATGCCAAAGGGGAAAAATTTAGTGATGCTTTCATCGCAGAAAAAGCTGTTCGTAGTGGAATTTGTACGACAGCAACAGGAAATTTAGCGATCGCTGCAGTACACAATCGTGCAGGTGGTGCTGGGCCTACCTTAGCAGAACACGCGCAGTTAATGCAGCTTTTGGGGTGTGTAAATGCTCTCAATTTAGATGGTGGTAGTTCTACGAGTCTTTACTTGGGGGGTCAACTCCTCGATCGTTCCCCCAATACAGCAGCTCGCGTTCATAACGGAATTGGGGTATTTTTGGGGAAGTAG
- a CDS encoding phosphomannose isomerase type II C-terminal cupin domain encodes MVQIQEATQANTLPLPPAVSARGVAATELRPWGSFTVLEEGRGYKIKRIEVKPGHRLSLQMHHHRSEHWIVVSGTAKVVCGDREVLLRNNESTYVPQCTAHRLENPGVIPLVLIEVQNGEYLGEDDIVRYQDDYARTPDSNQK; translated from the coding sequence ATGGTTCAAATTCAAGAGGCAACACAAGCTAATACATTGCCCCTTCCCCCAGCTGTGAGTGCTAGAGGCGTTGCTGCTACAGAACTTCGTCCTTGGGGTTCTTTTACCGTTCTCGAAGAAGGACGTGGATACAAGATTAAACGTATTGAAGTTAAGCCCGGACACCGCCTCAGCTTACAAATGCACCACCATCGCAGCGAACACTGGATTGTTGTCTCCGGTACAGCTAAGGTTGTTTGTGGCGATCGCGAAGTGCTTCTGAGAAATAACGAGTCTACTTACGTACCTCAGTGTACCGCTCATCGCTTGGAAAATCCTGGTGTTATTCCCTTGGTATTAATTGAAGTCCAAAATGGCGAGTATTTAGGTGAAGATGATATTGTTCGATACCAAGACGACTACGCTCGTACTCCAGATTCCAATCAAAAATAG
- the rpsL gene encoding 30S ribosomal protein S12 — protein MPTIQQLIRTEREKARQKTKSPALKECPQRRGVCTRVYTTTPKKPNSALRKVARVRLTSGFEVTAYIPGIGHNLQEHSVVMIRGGRVKDLPGVRYHIIRGTLDTAGVKDRKQGRSKYGTKRPKKA, from the coding sequence ATGCCAACAATACAGCAACTTATACGTACTGAACGCGAAAAAGCGCGTCAGAAAACCAAGTCCCCAGCTCTGAAGGAATGCCCTCAGCGCCGAGGTGTGTGTACTAGAGTATACACTACCACACCCAAAAAGCCTAACTCAGCTTTACGCAAAGTCGCGAGGGTAAGATTAACATCTGGATTTGAGGTCACAGCCTACATTCCAGGAATTGGTCACAACCTGCAAGAACACTCAGTGGTTATGATTCGTGGCGGTAGGGTTAAGGACTTACCAGGCGTGAGATACCACATTATTCGTGGAACCTTAGATACAGCCGGAGTCAAAGACCGCAAACAAGGTCGTTCTAAGTATGGAACGAAACGTCCTAAAAAAGCATAA
- the rpsG gene encoding 30S ribosomal protein S7, with protein sequence MSRRGVIQRRPVPSDSVYNSRLISMMIRRIMRHGKKSLAARIVYDAMKTIQERTGGDPLEVFERAVRNATPLVEVKARRVGGATYQVPMEVRSERGTTLALRWLVQFSRSRPGRTMAGRLANELMDAANETGNAIRKREETHRMAEANKAFAHYRY encoded by the coding sequence ATGTCTCGTAGAGGTGTAATTCAAAGGCGTCCAGTTCCTTCTGACTCTGTATACAATAGCCGTCTTATCAGTATGATGATTAGACGTATTATGCGTCATGGCAAAAAATCGTTAGCCGCACGCATTGTTTATGATGCTATGAAAACGATTCAAGAACGGACTGGAGGCGATCCATTAGAAGTTTTTGAAAGAGCAGTAAGAAACGCCACTCCATTGGTAGAGGTGAAAGCCCGACGTGTAGGTGGTGCTACCTATCAAGTTCCAATGGAAGTCCGTTCTGAAAGAGGTACAACTCTTGCGTTACGTTGGCTGGTTCAGTTCTCAAGATCTAGACCGGGTCGAACGATGGCAGGTAGACTGGCAAACGAGTTGATGGATGCAGCAAACGAAACCGGGAACGCCATTCGCAAGCGGGAAGAAACGCACCGCATGGCAGAAGCGAATAAAGCATTTGCACATTATCGCTACTAA
- a CDS encoding HesB/IscA family protein, producing MIQLSSAAANEIERLKSKQQPSYTFFRLAVKSGGCSGFYYDMSFDEAAKLGDRVVTTSGLQVVIDAESQKYVDGLTVDYSEDLMGGGFRFQNPQASASCGCGNSFSIVKE from the coding sequence ATGATTCAACTGAGTTCAGCAGCTGCTAATGAAATTGAGCGACTCAAATCAAAGCAGCAGCCGTCATACACATTTTTTCGCCTAGCAGTTAAATCCGGTGGTTGTTCCGGGTTTTACTATGATATGTCTTTTGATGAGGCAGCGAAGCTTGGCGATCGCGTTGTTACCACTAGTGGTCTTCAAGTGGTTATAGATGCTGAGAGCCAAAAATATGTTGACGGTTTAACTGTAGATTACTCAGAAGATTTGATGGGTGGGGGCTTTCGCTTCCAAAACCCTCAAGCAAGCGCTAGCTGCGGTTGTGGTAATTCTTTCTCAATAGTGAAGGAATAG